The region TACTGCAGGTTGGGCTCGTCGCTGAGGTCCAGAGAACCGCGGTTTCCAGCGCTGCGGCGCATCTGGTAGCGCTTGGCCAGCTCGGCCTTGGTGCCGCTGTCGGAGCCATGAGTTTGGCGCTTCTCCGACAGGCGCTCGCGGGCTGAGGTGGATGAGCTGGAGGAGGACTTCTCCTTCTGTGAGCCACTGTTAGTGGAGTGCTTCTTGGAGGCCATGTGGGGGTCATTCTTGTTGCTGACCAAGCTGACGGTGCTGGATGTGTCCACGTCCGAGTCAGCGGACAGAGAGTCCTCTATTGGCCCGGAGGAACCTTCTTGCCTCTGGTCTTGGCCTTGAccctgggcctgggcctggaACTTGGCCTCGAGGGCGGCTAGGGCATTCTCAGTCTCCTTGAGGAAAGATTGTGTGTCATGGTGAGAGTCACCACTGTCGAGGTCCCCAGGGTCAACGGTGGGGTGAATGGAGATGTGAGGGAGCCTGTTCACCTGGGAGTCATTGCTGGTGCAGTCTTTGGTGAAACTCTCCTGCCTCACAAATGAACTGGGGGGCTCCTTGGTGGCCGACAAGTCTTCGTCTCGGGAGTGGAGGTTGGGGGCAGAGGAGTTCTGCTTGACCGGTTTTCGAGACTCGTGGTTGCTCAGGCGTCTGGTGAGAACGGTTGTCGAGGATGTTTTGGGGGGGATGCTccgctgtctctctgcctgggaCAGAACCGGGCTGTGTGCTTGCGGAGATATGGAGGGGGTTTCGTCAGACCCAATGTAAAAGGAGGTGGGTTTGGTGACTACTCCACCCGTCACCTCAGCTCTGCGCTCAGCCTGCCCCACACAGAGCTTCCTGCCCCGCTCCACAATGGAGCCATCGTCTGATTTGCTGGCGTCACTCAGGCTGTCAGGATCCAGGTCGTCCTGCACGCTCAGTCTCTGAACACTCTCATGTTGGCGGGGGGTTCCCGATGCCTTCTCGGGGACCTCGTATCCTGTGTAGGGGTCATGTCGGATGAGGATGGTGGGAGTGGTACATTCAGTCTTGTCGGTTGGTGGCACCTGGGGAAGAAGCCGTCTGGTTCTAGAACCCTGGCTCCCCTCTGACTCTGTGCTCTCCAAGTTTCGGTTCAGCACTGCCTGATGGGCAATTGCCCTATCTGCACAGAGAAGCAAGAACGAGAAGCATGACTGATCATTCTCATcatgattacattttacattttagtcatttagcagatacttttaatccaaagtgacttacaagtgcaagtGACTTAAAAACAAAGGTGCCATTTCCTCAGTCAGTGTAACCCTCCCTTGGCTCACCTCTATTACACAGCTTCTGCTGTGGTCGGGTGTCAAAGAGCCCAGCTTCAGGCCCTGAATCACCGTAGCCATCTGCCAGACTGGTCCACCGGGAGACCCACTTGGGGCCACCCTGAGGCCCAGGACCAACTGGCTGCACCTACAGTGGAGATCAAACCACTCTTACAGAAAAATCAACCACAGACATATACAACCCCACAATATACAACACTGATGGCGAtgattttgaatgtgaataATTTCACAAAGCCTGCTAGATGCCCAATACCCAAATGCTTTTTTCATACAGAAATTTTCAAGTCTCTAATAGTTTCAATTTCAGAATTGTTAGCGCCCAGTCTTCGAACCAATTCAAATGTCATCTcaacattttgtgaaattatatttaataatttatagCAGTATTCTGTAGCAAAAATGCTGATATTAGAGGTTGGAATACTTGATATTTTCATTTCGATAAACACATGAGAATGTCAtgagaatgcattttttatgcaATGTCAGGAACAAACGATTCTGTGGGTACTCACAGTCAACAAccaaataaacaagataaataaatattccaaCCTCTAGACACCGTCGTTTTTGTGATTTGAGTCTCTACAAGCAGCTCGACCATTTCACCACAGTATAGAGAACCCAGAaccagagaaggaggaggacagCACAAGTCAAGCCCAACAACAACACAATATGGCCAGGAAAGGATGAAAGAACAATGGAGAAACACAATGTCAAATCAACAGTGAGCAGAGCATGCAGAATTGTGCTTCTGTTCTGCATATGACTGCCTGATTAACTGATTGGCTcatttgattgattggttgattgatgcGGTGGAGCTGAGCCCAGTGTGCGTCAATGAGGGTGAAAACACACTAGGCCCAGGTTGCTTGTTACCTGCACTGGACCGGTGGGGGTGCCACTAAGGGCAACGGGGTTAAAGCCCTGCACTGGAGCTGCCTTTAGATCCACAGAACTACCCTTGCTAATCCAAAGGCTAGCCTGCTCATCACTGTCATCGTTAATTACGGGCCTATATGGTGCCGCAGTCCCGCCGGTGTACTCGGGGGACTCGAGAACACCAAACACCTGTCAGAAACAAAGCATGTGTGAGTAGACGAGGCAGCGTCAACAAGTGGGCCATGGTGTGCAGCAAGAATGGCTAATCCCTGCATCCATTAAGTGGTTCTGGTGCTACCAACTAACATGCCTCTTAGGAGGGCTGTTTCAACCAGTTCATATTAGGAGTTCTTGTTTGAGAATCTGTAACAGGGACTCAGACCACCATCACATTTTGCAGCACTTTGTGCTGACTGTTCAGTttaaacaatgtaaaaaaatgtttttgtgtcttACACAATATTCAACTTCACTTGATTTTCACAAGATTCCTTAAGATGAGAAAGAACAAACTGGCGCGCTTGCTTAAATCCATTGCACAGGACAAAGTTGTGAGGTTGCATTGGGCTCTGATGTAGTCAAAAAGGGTACAGTAGAAGGCGCACAGAGAACATGGCAAACAGAAGCCCTTTCTTAGCCTGCTATAGCCAAACAGAATGCACTGGCATGGCTAATGGTACTATTGCCGCTTACAAAATGTTAACTGGAGTGTGTAAATAAAGAATTACATACGGTGTGAATTAAAGAAAATGACTGTAGGTAGCATAAGCTAGATGGTGATCTCACAATTTCAGTAGTTTAATTAGTTAAGCTTTGTGGTGACCAGGTCTTCATAGTATAAAATAATTCAAAGCACAGAGATATGACAATCATGGCAAGGATTTTAGGCACAAGTTGCGTGGTGCTTTAGGATGAGTGTCTATATCTTTTAGCTCGTAATTAAGATTCCAAAATAGCCCACTGCATGCTTTCGATCACAGCACAACATGGTCATTCTGTCTTTTGCAGGCAGAGGGCAGTGTCTTTAACTCTACAAGTCAGAACATGTTGACAGCTGACAATTTGTTGACTGCTGAAGTTGAGTTTTTCCTACAGCGAACATTAGCGTGAGCTCATTGTAATACTCTGTACTAATAAATGCgtactcaaaacatttttgattACATCAAGTTGTCACAAAACGTTAATATGAATACTGACAGGACAGAACACTTATAAAACAGCACTTTTCAATCAGAATGAAATGTCACACAAATAAAAGACAGGAGCAGGAGCTAGTAATTTCACAAAGACCAGTAGCAAGATGCTCAAGCCCTGGTAGCCCAAACTGCTAACACACTCCTCCCCTCTGTCGTACTCATTATTGCTCCAAACAATGTTTCGGCCTTTTGAGAAACACCCTTTCAAGGAGTTGCTCTGCCCTTGAAGCCAGTGGTATCTGCGATTCAGACGCTCGGCTACGGAGTTTGACTGACGGCTCACCGCAAGCTGCAGCGGTTAGCCTAGCCTGGGTACCACAGGGGAAAGGGAGGGGCCTAGCATGCTGAACAGTCACGGAGGGGCACAACCTATTCATGCACCAGAGACGACAGAAAGCGTAACAGAGTGCTTGGTAATGTCATTGAGAGAGAACGCATACACTCtcaatgacatcacagccaAAAATAATACCATATAGTAGGATGTTTGTGGTATGCGGTCTGTGTCGCACTGGGATTTTAAAAGGAGAAGCGACTGAATTGGAGTCACAGCTCTTCAGCACCACCTGACCTCCATATCTTTCCAGCACATTTATGAAAGTCACATGGGCCATGTTTGCACTGTCAAAGCTGATAAGACCGTAGCACAGCTAGGTTAAAAAAAGGCTGACCCATTTTTTCCAGCTTAAATTGTCAGCAATCTTGGAGTGACACAAGGATTGGAAGATGGTGTAGCAAGTGACTGCATTACAGCCATGTTAAAATGGCAGCCACTGTAAACCTCTTTGAGGAAACTTATTTAAAAGAATGAAATTGCTGCAtgttaaatatatacatgtatgcAGGTACATTCTATTTCTATTTACAACTTATGTCTATATAGACAGGTTGATTAAGACAACTTCCAAAGCCAATTAATGAAAATCACTAAATTCAACCACcgaaaatgcaaataaatctaAATGGACAGTAAATTAGCCTGCAATCAATATGTATTACATATCATTATGATAAGGTCAATGAAATTAAccagtcacactttacaataaggttcatgaattggcattaactaatgtagttgctaacatgaattaatgatggacaaataaattaagcatgagattaacttttcattacttaatgcattttttaacacTAACTATACTATttgtacattaatatttatacattagcaaacgaTAGTAAGTTAACCATCAACAAATACATTGACTGATGTTTTCATTGCAATATgtattggcaataactaatgtagttgttaacattcattaatgatgtacaaaatacattaacagagctggaCAGATGAACTTCTCAATAGTACATTAGCTCATGCCGATTCATGGAACATTATTGTGTGACCAATTAACCATTCCACTAAAATAAGCCACTAAAAGATAAAGCTGcaaataaaattttaataaacacacaggtacattaACAAGCAACCAATATTCACAGCATAAACTGAGCTGAGAGCTGACAAGACAAAAACAGTAATTGAACACCTGATACTGATGACAGGTGAAACCTCCAATAAGTAAGTAGCATGTGACAACAGGACCATTGTTTATACTCTCGCCATATTAACTGCAAACAGAGCTGTTCTGGCCCAACCTGTTTTATCccaacttttttttattccatttccCAGACAATATCCCTAATTTCTGTAATACTTTTACTACATATTAAAAGATGTAAAGATGTAAAAGCTGGCCTGGTGAACAATAACTccatgtatatttatatgttaTTTAATGCCAAATTCTGCTGAAAAGGGGAAGGTATGCTCACCTGGTCGATCATGGTGCGGGCCTCTTCCACCTCCTTGTCCTGCGACTCAGTTTCTATGGTGTAGGTGCCCGCATCACTCAAGCTGTCCTCCTCTTCATTCTTCAAGGTCTTGGAGGTCTTGAGCTCCATGCTAAGGAGGCCCAGAGACAGGGGGGAGGTCATGAGGGGCACGGGCAATTTGGCAGGGGAGGCGGGCTGAGTAGGAGTAGAGGGTGCGGGGGGCGAGTGGGCAGGGCCAGGCAGGTGGAAGCGGGAGGGGGTCTGCACCATCGTCGGTGGGGACGTCTTCTCACTGATGGGGGAGACGCCGCGTTTCGAGTCCCTCAGGAACTCGGCCACAAACTCCTCGGCCAGCTTGGACTTTTTGCCCACGCTACCGAAGGGTCTGATGGTGATGGCAGAGGGGGAGCGGGAGGAgtagagggaggcagaggaggcGCTGGTGCGGAGCCGGTCGTCGGTCTTCTCCCGTTTCAGCATGGTGGTCTTTTGGGTGCTGCTGGGGCCCTGGCCCTTCAGTGGGAGGATGAACTGCTGCGTGGGTGGGGTGTGACCCAGAGAGGCCGCCCCCTTCTCCCCGGGTGGGGCCACGCTCCTCCGCTTCTCCAGCTTGGCCTTGAGGGTGGAATAGGATTCGGCGTTGGCGGAGTTCTGGGTGAAGGACTGCGACCGCTTCTTGCGCGGGTTGTCGTCAAAAAACTCGATGACGAAAGCCTGCTGGGGGTCGGGCTTGCCCTGGACCTGTTGGGGTGAGGTGGCCCGGGGTGGAGAGCGGGAAGGTGGCTCTTTGTGAGCTGGGGTGTAAGGAGGTTTCTGTGATTTGGTTGCATTTGTTGATTTCACCGGTGGAGGGCTCTGCTCCTGTGGCGTGGTTGGCTGAAGCTTGCTCCGTTTGCCTTTCAGGGTGGGTTCCTCAAAGTCACTCAGGGTCCCATCGTCATGGTGGTgtcctacagagagacagagggattaAGATGGATATTCAACAATACAGGCCAATAAGCAACTTAAGAGTCTTAAGAGCCGTCACCTTTGAGAGTCTTTATGTGCAGAGGCAAGTCACTCTTTGTGCTGTAGACATCCTCGCATGGGGTCTTCTTCTTCATCATGCTGATGTCGCTGTGGGCCAGCCAATCGGCCACCTTACTCTCCGCTGACATCACCTCAGTGGGCGTGGCAGCCAGTTCTTTGACTGGCGGTTTCCGCTGCCGATAGGAGAACTTGGTGACGTGGTCCTTGATCTTGATCTTCCCCGGCGTACAGTCATCAAACTCAATGGTGAATGAGGCGTGGCTCTGCACCACGGGGGGTGTGGGCGTGGTGGGGGCGGGCTGGGGCAGGGTGTCCGTGTCCTTGGTGGGGATCTCATGGACCTCGGTCTCCGGGGGCTTGGGGTGCAGCTGGAACTCCTTAGTGGGGATCTCAAAGTAGCTGGGCTCCCGTCGGTACGAGTAGATGGACTTGCCCTGGGAGTCTTGGTAGTCAGTAAGGGAACCGTTCATCTCGGTTTCATGTTTGGAGCCATCCTTCAGGTTCTCTGTAGGCAAACCCGAAATATGACCTTAATACAAGCTGACCTCCACATTTCAAGAGGATGCAAGCACTGCTGCCAACAACCAAGTCACTGGGCGGGTGCTAGACTAGACCCAGGGTAGAGATAAAAGGTAAGGGTTTTAC is a window of Conger conger chromosome 1, fConCon1.1, whole genome shotgun sequence DNA encoding:
- the cep170ba gene encoding centrosomal protein of 170 kDa protein B, producing MGLLVTVLGCKGGSDERVKMSVTSWFLVSSSGTRHRLPREMIFVGREDCELMLQSRSVDKQHAVVNYEPSTDEHMVKDLGSLNGTFVNDLRIPDQTYITLKLSDVIRFGYDSHVYTLERSQHKVPEEALKHEKYTSQLQMGLKASEGKRRDRSHEKGGSGDSPRSKVEKVERKAQPEAPISQPTPLYGQPSWWGEDDAGNKGQPDGRRPDESLSENLKDGSKHETEMNGSLTDYQDSQGKSIYSYRREPSYFEIPTKEFQLHPKPPETEVHEIPTKDTDTLPQPAPTTPTPPVVQSHASFTIEFDDCTPGKIKIKDHVTKFSYRQRKPPVKELAATPTEVMSAESKVADWLAHSDISMMKKKTPCEDVYSTKSDLPLHIKTLKGHHHDDGTLSDFEEPTLKGKRSKLQPTTPQEQSPPPVKSTNATKSQKPPYTPAHKEPPSRSPPRATSPQQVQGKPDPQQAFVIEFFDDNPRKKRSQSFTQNSANAESYSTLKAKLEKRRSVAPPGEKGAASLGHTPPTQQFILPLKGQGPSSTQKTTMLKREKTDDRLRTSASSASLYSSRSPSAITIRPFGSVGKKSKLAEEFVAEFLRDSKRGVSPISEKTSPPTMVQTPSRFHLPGPAHSPPAPSTPTQPASPAKLPVPLMTSPLSLGLLSMELKTSKTLKNEEEDSLSDAGTYTIETESQDKEVEEARTMIDQVFGVLESPEYTGGTAAPYRPVINDDSDEQASLWISKGSSVDLKAAPVQGFNPVALSGTPTGPVQVQPVGPGPQGGPKWVSRWTSLADGYGDSGPEAGLFDTRPQQKLCNRDRAIAHQAVLNRNLESTESEGSQGSRTRRLLPQVPPTDKTECTTPTILIRHDPYTGYEVPEKASGTPRQHESVQRLSVQDDLDPDSLSDASKSDDGSIVERGRKLCVGQAERRAEVTGGVVTKPTSFYIGSDETPSISPQAHSPVLSQAERQRSIPPKTSSTTVLTRRLSNHESRKPVKQNSSAPNLHSRDEDLSATKEPPSSFVRQESFTKDCTSNDSQVNRLPHISIHPTVDPGDLDSGDSHHDTQSFLKETENALAALEAKFQAQAQGQGQDQRQEGSSGPIEDSLSADSDVDTSSTVSLVSNKNDPHMASKKHSTNSGSQKEKSSSSSSTSARERLSEKRQTHGSDSGTKAELAKRYQMRRSAGNRGSLDLSDEPNLQYWPDTVSSDHESSSKPTTRKKIIPLQKEDSSKSSKKVYQALTRSNSLSAPRATRASMLRRARLGDASDNEGTETDRTSQNSDANAPAKAPVDSKKLSRLDILALPRKRTGSFTTPSDTESSTGKAGFSNRSSESSSSVRKASVPEPKSGARRNSGTGLKQPVGRTRSNGAKYASSTASSRRRQKGSDYTSTSDEEYDSNHSTPKHKRSHSSAATQTSRAPAVARSKACSRESEDDNNDNEGDPFQNWTTHSAEIARLSQDLAKDLAILAREIHDVAGDGDAQTSTAVIETSPTSVPSTPASTISAREENTNPPSRVVHSSQLVQHIPEASLNYQKVPPGSTAVKDSEESACDPKRRVWNREEVIFDNLMLNPVSQLSQAIRENTEQLAEKMKVLFHNKTEVWEEIEAKVNAENEVPILKTSNKEIASILKELRRVQKQLEVINLIIEPTGTLEMPAKIVPTPANPSVGEKPRAPFKDSRSSSQILGSSQHGGGPSAGPSSGHGSSANEHARGPMVGPGGESFAV